One stretch of Cololabis saira isolate AMF1-May2022 chromosome 15, fColSai1.1, whole genome shotgun sequence DNA includes these proteins:
- the prrt1 gene encoding proline-rich transmembrane protein 1 isoform X1, with product MILAVRTCSLLRTCRGCRDPSVPPQHPNMPPQHPNMPPQHPNMPAGVGSQPNYPPPPPPPGSDGYLQETQFHCAPMGPPGAPQGYTVQTQGPGGNMPHPPVGYIHPGYPLQLQPCTAYVPVYPMASGQPYMSAGGTHPGIPPGQIHPMQMPPSITLMDRRPPHDYLPIAVLTTVCCFWPTGIIAIIKAVQVRTAIARGDMVTAEIASREARNFSFISLAVGIASIVLCTILTVVVIIASQHHDDDWEP from the exons ATGATTCTGGCCGTCAGAACATGCAGCCTCCTCCGTACCTGCAGGGGCTGCAGGGACCCCAGCGTGCCCCCCCAGCACCCCAACATGCCCCCCCAGCACCCCAACATGCCCCCCCAGCACCCCAACATGCCTGCCGGGGTAGGATCCCAGCCCAActaccctcctcctcctcctccccccggcTCTGACGGATACCTCCAAGAAACTCAGTTCCACTGCGCCCCCATGGGGCCTCCCGGGGCCCCCCAGGGCTACACCGTCCAGACCCAGGGCCCCGGGGGCAACATGCCACACCCCCCAGTTGGATATATCCACCCGGGTTATcccctgcagctgcagccctgCACGGCCTACGTACCCGTCTACCCCATGGCATCG GGCCAGCCCTACATGTCAGCTGGAGGAACTCACCCGGGAATCCCACCTGGCCAAATCCACCCCATGCAAATGCCCCCCAGCATCACCCTGATGGACCGCCGACCGCCACACGACTACCTGCCCATCGCCGTGCTCACCACCGTCTGCTGCTTCTGGCCCACGGGCATCATCGCAATCATCAAAGCAGTGCAG GTGCGTACGGCGATAGCCAGAGGGGACATGGTGACGGCGGAAATAGCCTCCCGCGAGGCACGCAACTTCTCCTTCATCAGCCTAGCTGTTGGAATCGCCTCCATTGTGCTGTGCACCATCCTCACCGTGGTCGTCATCATCGCCTCTCAGCACCACGATGACGACTGGGAGCCATAA
- the prrt1 gene encoding proline-rich transmembrane protein 1 isoform X2, with protein MSSEKHGLDDSGRQNMQPPPYLQGPQHPNMPPQHPNMPAGVGSQPNYPPPPPPPGSDGYLQETQFHCAPMGPPGAPQGYTVQTQGPGGNMPHPPVGYIHPGYPLQLQPCTAYVPVYPMASGQPYMSAGGTHPGIPPGQIHPMQMPPSITLMDRRPPHDYLPIAVLTTVCCFWPTGIIAIIKAVQVRTAIARGDMVTAEIASREARNFSFISLAVGIASIVLCTILTVVVIIASQHHDDDWEP; from the exons ATGTCGTCCGAAAAACACG GGCTCGATGATTCTGGCCGTCAGAACATGCAGCCTCCTCCGTACCTGCAGGG CCCCCAGCACCCCAACATGCCCCCCCAGCACCCCAACATGCCTGCCGGGGTAGGATCCCAGCCCAActaccctcctcctcctcctccccccggcTCTGACGGATACCTCCAAGAAACTCAGTTCCACTGCGCCCCCATGGGGCCTCCCGGGGCCCCCCAGGGCTACACCGTCCAGACCCAGGGCCCCGGGGGCAACATGCCACACCCCCCAGTTGGATATATCCACCCGGGTTATcccctgcagctgcagccctgCACGGCCTACGTACCCGTCTACCCCATGGCATCG GGCCAGCCCTACATGTCAGCTGGAGGAACTCACCCGGGAATCCCACCTGGCCAAATCCACCCCATGCAAATGCCCCCCAGCATCACCCTGATGGACCGCCGACCGCCACACGACTACCTGCCCATCGCCGTGCTCACCACCGTCTGCTGCTTCTGGCCCACGGGCATCATCGCAATCATCAAAGCAGTGCAG GTGCGTACGGCGATAGCCAGAGGGGACATGGTGACGGCGGAAATAGCCTCCCGCGAGGCACGCAACTTCTCCTTCATCAGCCTAGCTGTTGGAATCGCCTCCATTGTGCTGTGCACCATCCTCACCGTGGTCGTCATCATCGCCTCTCAGCACCACGATGACGACTGGGAGCCATAA